From the genome of Malus sylvestris chromosome 6, drMalSylv7.2, whole genome shotgun sequence, one region includes:
- the LOC126626675 gene encoding uncharacterized protein LOC126626675 codes for MSRSPSFSVKSENSPKLDPESLQQWVVAFCVIRFDLEQGQLIEECYPPGCLTQDEELEIAFSSFPDSVSQHQNRSSIHDCIFFFRVQRRENSQIDKVSSTEMTKSDRKLDPKSPDVKVLKMSKTNNNSNASRYMYGYVFNRQRHDERLKRGGEQKSVVILSHNPYSSVFRPLLQIMGPLYFDIGRKALEHIAAYVSMWPAPVPGKLMELPIGNAVLKVNLPPAHSLASENGMLLEESASSMAPFLPNNQSVPQGLFHDSDLFGIFRGLLLQLWVMWELLLIGEPMLIIAPTPPQCSEAVAGLVSLVAPLLCSVDFRPYFTIHDPKFAHLNSLREGDTFPPMILGVTNLFFLKSLRNMPHVVSVGNPTPNTNRLALASRSSTGRLTGRAEGFGFQQLSLKKFSPSNLLNAVKLRREGPLCLMTEHKEAIWSTYSATTKPDTSILNRLIDAGMSPRVEESMSVVNNEILRRHFLELTTNFLAPFGPYFRTRTPSEGSSPFVDPPPLIPFNADEFLGSLSERGPGKFLSKRMRSNWLDLYRRFLQGPNFAPWFQRRRAVAEQEQDRLWRHARMKTDIQQLMSKMSELEIIDSFNCIERHLLEETLAQQSGRASADSTATCQKLMGDLLAIFNVLPKDMQQLLLLNPQKAALLKGAPEHTKLPGRPLAQVEVVSSTSPR; via the exons ATGAGTCGTTCTCCTTCATTTTCAGTGAAGTCCGAAAATAGTCCGAAGCTTGATCCAGAATCTTTACAGCAATGGGTCGTTGCCTTTTGTGTTATTAGGTTTGATCTTGAACAGGGTCAGCTAATTGAAGAGTGCTATCCACCTGGTTGTCTTACACAAGATGAGGAGCTTGAAATCGCCTTTAGTTCGTTCCCGGATTCTGTTTCCCAGCATCAGAACCGCTCAAGCATTCATGATTGTATATTCTTTTTCCGGGTTCAAAGGCGGGAAAATTCTCAAATTGATAAGGTGTCCTCCACTGAGATGACTAAAAGTGATAGGAAGTTAGATCCAAAGTCTCCCGATGTAAAAGTTCTTAAGATGTCAAAAACTAACAACAATTCTAATGCTTCGAGATACATGTATGGGTATGTTTTTAATAGACAGAGACATGATGAAAGGCTAAAACGAGGCGGGGAGCAGAAGTCTGTCGTAATCTTGTCGCACAATCCATACTCTAGTGTGTTTAGACCGTTGTTACAAATCATGGGTCCTCTATATTTTGACATTGGAAGGAAAGCTCTTGAGCATATTGCTGCTTATGTTTCAATGTGGCCTGCTCCTGTACCTGGTAAGCTGATGGAGCTTCCTATTGGGAATGCTGTGCTGAAAGTGAACTTGCCGCCTGCACATAGCTTGGCGTCAGAAAACGGAATGTTGCTTGAAGAGTCTGCCTCCTCGATGGCTCCGTTTCTTCCTAATAACCAGTCAGTCCCACAGGGCCTTTTTCATGACTCGGATCTATTTGGCATCTTCAGAGGTCTCTTATTACAGCTCTGGGTTATGTGGGAGTTGTTACTTATTGGTGAGCCCATGCTTATCATAGCTCCAACTCCTCCGCAATGCAGTGAGGCTGTTGCTGGTCTTGTCAGTTTGGTTGCACCTTTACTTTGCAGTGTGGATTTTAGACCTTATTTCACTATCCATGACCCTAAATTTGCCCACCTCAACTCCCTCCGTGAAGGAGACACCTTTCCACCTATGATCTTGGGTGTAACCAACCTGTTTTTTCTTAAATCTCTTCGTAATATGCCCCACGTTGTTTCAGTTGGAAACCCTACTCCTAATACAAACCGGCTTGCCCTTGCTTCCAGGTCTTCTACTGGAAGACTTACAGGTAGAGCCGAAGGATTTGGCTTTCAACAGCTTTCCTTGAAAAAATTCTCTCCTTCAAATTTGTTGAATGCTGTGAAGTTGAGGAGAGAGGGTCCTCTTTGTCTCATGACAGAACATAAGGAAGCCATTTGGAGCACTTACTCTGCTACAACTAAGCCGGACACTTCAATCCTAAATAGGCTTATAGATGCTGGGATGTCACCAAGGGTTGAGGAATCAATGTCAGTTGTTAACAATGAAATATTGCGGCGACATTTCTTGGAGCTCACCACTAACTTTTTGGCACCTTTTGGCCCATATTTTAGGACTAGAACACCTTCAGAAGGATCTTCTCCGTTTGTAGACCCTCCCCCTCTTATTCCGTTTAATGCTGATGAGTTCCTGGGAAGTTTATCAGAAAGAGGACCCGGGAAGTTTCTATCGAAGCGAATGAGATCTAACTGGCTGGACTTATACCG GCGATTTTTACAGGGACCGAACTTTGCGCCATGGTTTCAAAGAAGGCGTGCTGTTGCTGAACAAGAACAAGATAGACTGTGGAGGCATGCTAGAATGAAGACTGATATACAGCAGTTAATGTCTAAGATGTCTGAATTGGAAATTATTGATTCCTTTAATTGTATTGAGAGGCATCTTCTTGAAGAAACACTG GCGCAGCAATCAGGAAGGGCTAGCGCAGACTCAACGGCAACCTGCCAAAAACTTATGGGAGATCTGCTGGCTATTTTCAATGTACTTCCCAAGGACATGCAGCAACTTCTACTTTTAAACCCTCAAAAGGCGGCTCTTCTAAAAGGAGCTCCTGAACATACAAAACTTCCCGGGCGCCCGCTTGCACAAGTTGAGGTTGTATCATCAACATCACCAAGATAG
- the LOC126626080 gene encoding transcription factor MYBS1-like — translation MSSSSVWNKEEDKEFENAIAMHWIDENSKEMWEKIAELVPSKSMGELKQHYQMLVDDVGAIEAGRVSPPNYAVDEAANTLSSSKDSGHRASSSGASASDKRLNCGHGGGFSGLGHDSAGHGGKGGSRADQERKKGIPWTEEEHRLFLLGLDKFGKGDWRSISRNFVISRTPTQVASHAQKYFIRLNSMNRDRRRSSIHDITSVNNGDVSSHQQPPITGQQTNTYPPSAGTAIRVGGPQTAKHRPQSHMAGLGMYGAPMGHPVSAPPGHMASAVGTPVMLPPGHHPHAHPPYVVPVAYPMAHPTMHQ, via the exons ATGTCGAGTTCTAGCGTTTGGaacaaagaagaagataaagagTTCGAGAACGCAATTGCCATGCATTGGATCGATGAAAACTCGAAAGAAATGTGGGAAAAGATTGCTGAGTTGGTTCCAAGCAAGAGCATGGGAGAGTTGAAGCAGCACTACCAAATGCTAGTCGACGATGTGGGTGCAATCGAGGCGGGGCGCGTCTCCCCGCCTAACTACGCAGTTGATGAAGCTGCTAATACACTATCGTCTAGTAAGGACAGTGGTCATCGTGCTTCTTCTTCCGGTGCTTCGGCTTCGGATAAGAGATTGAACTGCGGTCACGGAGGTGGGTTTTCGGGTTTAGGTCATGACTCCGCCGGCCATGGCGGTAAGGGAGGGTCGAGGGCGGACCAAGAGAGGAAGAAAGGGATTCCGTGGACTGAAGAAGAGCATAG GTTATTTCTACTTGGTCTTGACAAGTTTGGGAAGGGCGATTGGAGAAGCATTTCAAGAAACTTTGTCATTTCCAGAACCCCAACCCAAGTAGCAAGCCACGCACAAAAATACTTCATCCGTTTGAACTCCATGAACAGAGACAGGAGGAGATCAAGTATCCATGACATTACAAGCGTCAACAACGGAGACGTCTCGTCTCACCAGCAGCCGCCAATTACCGGCCAACAGACCAACACGTACCCACCTAGTGCAGGCACCGCGATAAGAGTAGGAGGACCACAGACGGCCAAGCACCGGCCTCAGTCACACATGGCAGGTTTAGGGATGTATGGAGCACCGATGGGGCACCCGGTTTCTGCTCCTCCGGGACATATGGCGTCCGCGGTGGGCACTCCGGTTATGCTCCCTCCGGGCCACCATCCCCACGCCCATCCTCCATACGTCGTCCCAGTTGCTTACCCAATGGCACATCCAACAATGCACCAATAA
- the LOC126626079 gene encoding histone deacetylase 15-like, which yields MGPLTNGEAEKSLDKPNNQAQCQGSHGRCGNSGSHRTKSRPCREGNCGEGDIGVSGKDGPTDVLNKKTAQQKEMTLEDMYNQDLDDEDDDSDWDPFQQPLEVIKWFCTNCTMLNLGDVDHCEVCQEHRESGILKHGCFASAFDSGLTETLSDTRERPKGSQDSASNSSTVVGFDERMLLHSEVQMKSHPHPERPDRIRAISASLATAGIFPGRCHPIPAREITREELQMVHSMEHIETVDHTGHMYSSYFTPDTYANEHSARAARLAAGLCADLAKAIVSGRAKNGFALVRPPGHHAGVIQAMGFCLHNNAAVAALAAQVSGAKKVLIVDWDVHHGNGTQEIFDQNKSVLYVSLHRHEGGQFYPGTGAADEVGTMGAEGYCVNVPWSRGGVGDNDYIYAFQHVVLPIASEFSPDFTIISAGFDAARGDPLGCCDVTPAGYEKMTHMLSDLSGGKMLVILEGGYNLRSISSSATAVIKVLLGESPGCELDTPLPSRSGLQTVLEVLEIQKKYWPALGSSLTKLQSQLKMHSVQNKEKQIKKSRRAVAPLFWKWGRKALLYHLLNGHFHVTQKGW from the exons ATGGGTCCTTTAACAAATGGGGAGGCTGAGAAAAGTCTTGACAAACCAAACAATCAAGCTCAATGTCAGGGTTCTCATGGGAGATGTGGAAATTCGGGTTCTCACAGAACCAAATCTAGACCGTGTCGTGAGGGAAATTGTGGGGAAGGAGATATAGGAGTGTCCGGAAAAGATGGACCAACTGATGTTTTAAAT AAAAAGACGGCACAGCAAAAGGAAATGACATTAGAAGACATGTACAACCAAGACCTCGATGACGAGGATGATGATAGTGATTGGGATCCCTTCCAACAGCCTTTAGAAGTAATCAAGTGGTTCTGCACCAATTGTACAATGCTCAACCTTGGTGATGTTGACCATTGCGAA GTATGTCAGGAACATAGAGAATCTGGTATCTTGAAGCACGGGTGTTTTGCATCTGCCTTTGATTCTGGCCTCACTGAGACTCTGTCTGACACTAGAGAAAGACCCAAAG GCTCACAAGATTCTGCGTCAAATAGTTCCACAGTTGTAGGATTCGatgagagaatgttgctacatTCAGAA GTTCAAATGAAGTCACATCCTCACCCAGAAAGACCAGATCGTATTCGAGCCATTTCTGCTAGCCTTGCTACAGCCG GAATATTTCCTGGAAGGTGCCATCCAATTCCTGCTAGAGAAATTACACGCGAAGAACTTCAGATG GTCCATTCCATGGAGCATATTGAAACAGTTGACCATACAGGCCATATGTATTCAAG TTATTTCACTCCTGACACATATGCCAATGAACATTCAGCACGTGCTGCTAGACTTGCAGCAGGCTTATGTGCTGATCTTGCTAAAGCAATTGTTTCTGGACGTGCCAAAAATGGTTTTGCCCTT GTTAGGCCTCCTGGTCATCATGCTGGTGTAATACAGGCAATGGGGTTTTGCCTCCACAATAATGCAGCAGTTGCTGCATTAGCAGCTCAGGTTTCTGGGGCTAAGAAAGTGCTAATTGTTGATTGG GATGTTCATCATGGGAATGGCACACAAGAAATATTTGATCAGAACAAATCG GTCTTGTATGTATCCTTACATAGACATGAAGGAGGGCAGTTTTATCCTGGTACTGGAGCTGCTGACGAG GTTGGAACCATGGGGGCTGAAGGATACTGTGTGAATGTCCCATGGAGTCGTGGTGGAGTTGGCGACAACGATTACATATATGCATTTCAGCATGTTGTGCTTCCTATAG CTTCTGAGTTTTCTCCTGATTTCACCATCATATCAGCAGGATTTGATGCAGCAaggggtgatccactgggatgCTGTGAT gtTACTCCTGCAGGCTATGAAAAGATGACACACATGTTGTCTGACTTGTCTGGAGGAAAGATGCTTGTTATTCTTGAGGGCGG TTACAATCTCCGTTCAATATCGTCTTCTGCTACTGCAGTAATTAAG GTATTGCTGGGTGAAAGTCCAGGATGTGAATTGGACACCCCTTTACCTTCCAGATCTGGCCTACAAACCGTTCTGGAGGTCCttgaaattcaaaagaaataCTGGCCTGCTCTCGGATCCAGCCTTACGAAACTGCAGTCACAATTGAAAATGCACTCTgttcaaaacaaag AAAAGCAAATTAAGAAGAGCCGGCGGGCTGTGGCACCATTGTTTTGGAAATGGGGAAGGAAAGCTCTGTTGTATCATCTTTTAAACGGGCATTTCCATGTAACACAGAAGGGTTGGTGA